The following proteins are encoded in a genomic region of Cellulomonas sp. ES6:
- the radA gene encoding DNA repair protein RadA, giving the protein MTTTTSARAARPAFRCAECGWTTSKWVGRCGECQTWGSVSEDTGPGGAAPRTAVQVPVRGAARPIAEIDVEASRSRPTGVGELDRVLGGGLVPGAVVLLAGEPGVGKSTLLLDVASRVATGGRTVLYVTGEESAGQVRLRAERIGALASTLLLTSETDLGTILGHLAQTEPDLLVLDSVQTVASAAVEGSPGGVAQVREVAASLIAAAKERALPVVLVGHVTKDGAVAGPRTLEHLVDVVCQFEGDRHSRLRLLRATKNRFGPTDEVGCFDLTETGIVGLADPSGLFVSHERHHVPGTCVTVTLEGRRPLATEVQALVAPSMLANPRRTTSGVDGSRLAMVLAVLQRRAGLRVADQDVYVSTVGGARVVEPSADLALALATVSSRENVALPPRFVAIGEVGLAGEIRAVTGTARRLAEAARLGFTHAVVPAGSVEPAQVPDGMRVAQAADLAEAVRLTRPDAVRGRGSRTDAGAAPDGEG; this is encoded by the coding sequence GTGACCACCACCACCTCCGCCCGGGCCGCGCGCCCCGCGTTCCGCTGCGCGGAGTGCGGCTGGACCACCTCCAAGTGGGTCGGGCGGTGCGGGGAGTGCCAGACGTGGGGCTCGGTCTCCGAGGACACCGGGCCCGGCGGCGCGGCGCCGAGGACGGCGGTGCAGGTGCCGGTGCGCGGCGCGGCGCGGCCCATCGCGGAGATCGACGTCGAGGCGAGCCGGTCGCGGCCGACCGGGGTGGGGGAGCTGGACCGCGTGCTGGGCGGGGGTCTCGTCCCGGGCGCGGTGGTGCTGCTCGCGGGCGAGCCGGGCGTCGGCAAGTCGACGCTGCTGCTCGACGTCGCGAGCCGGGTGGCGACCGGCGGCCGGACCGTGCTCTACGTGACGGGGGAGGAGTCGGCCGGCCAGGTGCGGCTGCGCGCGGAGCGGATCGGCGCGCTGGCGAGCACCCTGCTGCTCACGTCCGAGACCGACCTCGGGACGATCCTGGGCCACCTCGCGCAGACCGAGCCGGACCTGCTGGTGCTCGACTCCGTGCAGACGGTCGCGTCGGCCGCCGTGGAGGGCTCGCCCGGCGGGGTGGCGCAGGTGCGGGAGGTGGCCGCCTCGCTCATCGCCGCCGCCAAGGAGCGCGCCCTGCCGGTGGTGCTCGTGGGGCACGTGACGAAGGACGGCGCGGTGGCCGGCCCGCGCACGCTCGAGCACCTCGTCGACGTCGTGTGCCAGTTCGAGGGCGACCGGCACTCCCGCCTGCGGCTGCTGCGCGCCACCAAGAACCGGTTCGGCCCCACGGACGAGGTCGGGTGCTTCGACCTCACCGAGACGGGCATCGTCGGGCTCGCGGACCCGTCGGGGCTGTTCGTCTCCCACGAGCGGCACCACGTCCCGGGCACGTGCGTCACCGTGACCCTGGAGGGGCGGCGCCCGCTCGCCACGGAGGTGCAGGCGCTCGTCGCGCCGAGCATGCTCGCGAACCCCCGCCGCACGACCAGCGGGGTCGACGGCTCGCGGCTCGCGATGGTGCTGGCGGTGCTCCAGCGCCGGGCGGGCCTGCGCGTCGCCGACCAGGACGTGTACGTGTCGACCGTGGGAGGGGCGCGCGTCGTCGAGCCGTCGGCCGACCTGGCGCTCGCGCTCGCGACCGTCAGCAGCCGGGAGAACGTGGCGCTGCCGCCGCGGTTCGTCGCGATCGGCGAGGTCGGCCTGGCGGGGGAGATCCGCGCGGTGACCGGCACGGCCCGCCGGCTGGCCGAGGCCGCCCGTCTGGGGTTCACGCACGCGGTGGTGCCCGCCGGGTCGGTGGAGCCCGCGCAGGTGCCCGACGGCATGCGCGTCGCGCAGGCGGCCGACCTGGCGGAGGCGGTGCGGCTCACGCGACCGGACGCCGTGCGGGGACGCGGGAGCCGGACGGACGCGGGTGCCGCCCCGGACGGGGAGGGCTGA
- a CDS encoding HAMP domain-containing sensor histidine kinase translates to MESEARRMTGLVEDMLLLARLDAGRDLDVGEVDLAALAVDAVADAHVAGPDHVWRLDLGGADDPRDDDADQPGAVVLGDEPRLRQVLVNLLSNARVHTPAGTTVVVSVTADGDDVLLRVADDGPGIPEPLRSRLFERFARGDASRNRAAGSTGLGLAIVHAVVAAHGGAIEVDGTPGRTTFTVRLPGPGARSGPATR, encoded by the coding sequence GTGGAGTCCGAGGCGCGGCGCATGACCGGCCTGGTCGAGGACATGCTGCTGCTCGCGCGGCTCGACGCCGGCCGCGACCTGGACGTCGGGGAGGTCGACCTCGCGGCGCTCGCCGTGGACGCCGTCGCCGACGCGCACGTCGCGGGCCCCGACCACGTGTGGCGGCTCGACCTGGGCGGCGCCGACGACCCCCGGGACGACGACGCGGACCAGCCCGGCGCCGTGGTGCTCGGCGACGAGCCCCGGCTGCGTCAGGTCCTGGTCAACCTGCTCTCGAACGCCCGGGTGCACACACCCGCCGGCACCACCGTCGTCGTGTCCGTGACGGCGGACGGCGACGACGTCCTGCTGCGCGTGGCAGACGACGGTCCCGGCATCCCCGAGCCGCTGCGCTCCCGGTTGTTCGAGCGGTTCGCCCGCGGGGACGCGTCACGGAACCGTGCCGCCGGCTCCACGGGCCTGGGCCTCGCGATCGTGCACGCCGTCGTCGCGGCGCACGGCGGAGCCATCGAGGTCGACGGCACTCCCGGGCGGACGACCTTCACGGTGCGGCTGCCCGGCCCCGGCGCGCGGAGCGGCCCCGCCACCCGGTGA
- a CDS encoding histidine kinase dimerization/phospho-acceptor domain-containing protein, which produces MVLFQRADASALQAGYLDDSGTIRPLTDAQTDALLDLTPDGTVDTVVLPDLGEYRVVAVVTEGGDTSVTALPLESVTATVDRYVVVELAVAAVALLLAAATATVLVRRELRPLDRVAATAARVSEMPLSRGEVDIRERVPERDTDPATEVGQVGAALNRMLGHVESALAARHESETQVRRFVADASHELRTPLASIRGYAELVRRLPDDCRTTPCGRCTAWSPRRGA; this is translated from the coding sequence GTGGTCCTGTTCCAGCGCGCCGACGCCTCAGCCCTCCAGGCGGGCTACCTGGACGACTCCGGGACGATCCGCCCGCTGACGGACGCCCAGACCGACGCCCTGCTGGACCTCACGCCCGACGGCACCGTGGACACCGTCGTGCTGCCCGACCTCGGGGAGTACCGCGTCGTCGCGGTGGTCACGGAGGGCGGCGACACCTCCGTCACCGCCCTGCCGCTGGAGTCCGTGACCGCCACCGTGGACCGCTACGTGGTCGTCGAGCTGGCCGTCGCCGCCGTCGCGCTGCTGCTCGCCGCCGCGACCGCCACGGTGCTGGTGCGCCGGGAGCTGCGGCCCCTGGACCGGGTGGCCGCGACCGCCGCGCGGGTGTCCGAGATGCCGCTGTCGCGCGGCGAGGTCGACATCCGCGAGCGCGTGCCCGAGCGCGACACCGACCCGGCCACCGAGGTCGGCCAGGTCGGCGCCGCGCTCAACCGGATGCTCGGCCACGTCGAGTCGGCGCTCGCCGCCCGGCACGAGTCCGAGACGCAGGTCCGCCGGTTCGTCGCCGACGCCAGCCACGAGCTGCGCACCCCGCTGGCCTCCATCCGGGGCTACGCCGAGCTCGTGCGGCGCCTGCCGGACGACTGCCGGACGACGCCGTGCGGGCGATGCACCGCGTGGAGTCCGAGGCGCGGCGCATGA
- a CDS encoding response regulator transcription factor produces the protein MTTSTLQRDALTRADGQPVRALVVDDEPTLAELLATALRYEGWSVEHALTGHGAVKQAKTFDPDVILLDVMLPDLSGLEVLRRIRATHPTVPVLFLTAKDAVEDRIAGLTAGGDDYVTKPFSLEEVVARLRALLRRAGAVADREEAVLVVGDLRMDEDSHEVSRGGDDIRLTATEFELLRYFMRNPRRVLSKAQILDRVWQYDFGGQANIVELYVSYLRRKIDKGREPMLHTLRGVGYVLKPAP, from the coding sequence ATGACGACCTCGACCCTGCAGCGCGACGCCCTCACCCGAGCGGACGGCCAGCCGGTCCGCGCCCTCGTCGTCGACGACGAGCCCACCCTGGCGGAGCTCCTCGCGACGGCGCTGCGCTACGAGGGCTGGTCCGTCGAGCACGCCCTGACCGGCCACGGCGCCGTCAAGCAGGCCAAGACGTTCGACCCCGACGTCATCCTGCTCGACGTCATGCTGCCCGACCTGTCCGGCCTGGAGGTGCTGCGCCGCATCCGCGCGACCCACCCCACGGTCCCCGTGCTGTTCCTCACCGCGAAGGACGCCGTCGAGGACCGCATCGCCGGGCTCACCGCCGGCGGCGACGACTACGTCACGAAGCCGTTCAGCCTCGAGGAGGTCGTCGCCCGGCTGCGCGCGCTGCTGCGCCGGGCCGGGGCCGTGGCCGACCGCGAGGAGGCCGTCCTGGTCGTCGGCGACCTGCGCATGGACGAGGACTCGCACGAGGTGTCCCGCGGCGGCGACGACATCCGGCTCACCGCGACGGAGTTCGAGCTGCTGCGCTACTTCATGCGCAACCCGCGGCGCGTGCTGTCGAAGGCGCAGATCCTCGACCGCGTGTGGCAGTACGACTTCGGCGGCCAGGCCAACATCGTCGAGCTCTACGTGTCCTACCTGCGCCGCAAGATCGACAAGGGGCGCGAGCCGATGCTCCACACGCTCCGGGGCGTCGGGTACGTGCTCAAGCCCGCCCCGTGA
- a CDS encoding VOC family protein, which produces MLDLSKGFSGYSVADVPAAREFYADVLGLDAQERDGMLWLHLAGGRDVLLYPKGDAHAPAGYTVLNFPVPDVPAAVAELRGRGVQFERYEGTPVQTDEDGVFRGGGPLIAWFTDPSGNVLSVIEED; this is translated from the coding sequence GTGCTCGACCTCAGCAAGGGCTTCAGCGGGTACTCGGTGGCGGACGTGCCCGCCGCCCGGGAGTTCTACGCGGACGTGCTCGGCCTCGACGCGCAGGAGCGGGACGGGATGCTGTGGCTGCACCTGGCCGGCGGCCGCGACGTGCTGCTGTACCCGAAGGGTGACGCGCACGCGCCGGCCGGGTACACGGTGCTCAACTTCCCGGTGCCGGACGTGCCGGCGGCGGTCGCCGAGCTGCGAGGGCGTGGCGTGCAGTTCGAGCGCTACGAGGGCACCCCGGTGCAGACCGACGAGGACGGCGTGTTCCGCGGCGGCGGTCCGCTCATCGCCTGGTTCACCGACCCGTCCGGCAACGTGCTGTCGGTGATCGAGGAGGACTGA
- a CDS encoding phosphatase PAP2 family protein, with product MSRPATAVPPARPEPEPEPLAPVRGARGPAVGRALVALLVALVASAGIGVTWAVFVGTEHGQAVDQASLDGAHIGQYRLWEVAGPVLDVVSVGFIAAAVLGCAAIAVVRRRWGLAVVAAVVLGGANLTTRVLKVLVLDRPELGHGPEFNTLPSGHTTAAASVAAALLLVVPPRVRPWVAVLDAGYAGATGVSTLVGQWHRPSDVVAGLLVVLAWGAVGCALLALGGEPAGSGPRRPRPCAP from the coding sequence GTGTCCCGCCCCGCCACCGCCGTGCCGCCCGCACGCCCCGAGCCCGAGCCCGAGCCGCTCGCGCCCGTCCGCGGCGCCCGGGGCCCGGCCGTGGGCCGCGCCCTGGTCGCGCTCCTCGTGGCGCTGGTCGCGAGCGCGGGCATCGGCGTCACCTGGGCCGTCTTCGTGGGGACGGAGCACGGCCAGGCGGTGGACCAGGCGTCGCTCGACGGCGCGCACATCGGGCAGTACCGGCTCTGGGAGGTCGCGGGGCCGGTGCTCGACGTCGTGTCGGTGGGCTTCATCGCCGCCGCCGTCCTCGGGTGCGCCGCGATCGCGGTCGTGCGGCGGCGCTGGGGCCTCGCCGTGGTGGCGGCGGTCGTGCTCGGCGGCGCCAACCTGACGACGCGGGTGCTCAAGGTCCTGGTGCTCGACCGCCCCGAGCTCGGGCACGGACCGGAGTTCAACACGCTGCCGAGCGGCCACACCACCGCCGCCGCCTCCGTGGCCGCCGCCCTGCTGCTGGTGGTGCCGCCGCGCGTCCGGCCCTGGGTGGCGGTGCTCGACGCCGGCTACGCGGGTGCGACCGGGGTGAGCACCCTCGTGGGGCAGTGGCACCGGCCGTCGGACGTCGTCGCCGGGCTGCTCGTCGTGCTCGCGTGGGGCGCGGTGGGGTGCGCGCTGCTCGCGCTCGGCGGGGAGCCCGCGGGGAGCGGACCCCGCCGACCGCGGCCGTGCGCACCGTGA
- the bsh gene encoding choloylglycine hydrolase — translation MCTGIRFTDGDGHLYLARNLDWTSGYGEGVVLTPTGYAPRSPFGAVPEIRHAVIGTGIVEEGVPLYFDCGNDDAGLAVAGLNFPGYASYAPGPVDGATNVAAFELPLWVASQFATVDEVAAALQDVVIVDRPVSERFPSSMLHWIIGDADRAVVVEQTADGLHVHDDDVDVLTNQPGFGWHHENLRNYLNTSPEFPGETVLRRAHLVPFGSGSYMRGIPGDYSSTSRFVRAAYVHAHYPEQDGEEANVSRAFHTLQQVAMVDGAAAMDSGEFEKTIYTGLFSARTGTYYWNTYDEPAIRSVRMADHDTTGTELVTA, via the coding sequence ATGTGCACAGGGATCAGGTTCACGGACGGCGACGGTCACCTCTACCTCGCCCGCAACCTCGACTGGACCAGCGGCTACGGCGAGGGGGTCGTCCTGACCCCGACGGGGTACGCGCCCCGCTCGCCCTTCGGCGCGGTGCCCGAGATCCGCCACGCGGTCATCGGCACGGGCATCGTGGAGGAGGGCGTGCCGCTCTACTTCGACTGCGGCAACGACGACGCCGGCCTCGCGGTGGCCGGCCTGAACTTCCCGGGGTACGCCTCGTACGCACCGGGCCCGGTGGACGGCGCGACGAACGTCGCCGCGTTCGAGCTCCCGCTCTGGGTGGCCTCGCAGTTCGCCACGGTGGACGAGGTCGCCGCGGCGCTCCAGGACGTCGTGATCGTGGACCGGCCCGTCAGCGAGCGGTTCCCGAGCTCGATGCTGCACTGGATCATCGGCGACGCGGACCGCGCGGTCGTCGTGGAGCAGACGGCGGACGGCCTGCACGTGCACGACGACGACGTCGACGTGCTGACGAACCAGCCCGGCTTCGGCTGGCACCACGAGAACCTGCGGAACTACCTCAACACGTCCCCCGAGTTCCCCGGGGAGACCGTGCTCCGCCGGGCGCACCTCGTGCCGTTCGGCTCCGGGTCCTACATGCGCGGCATCCCCGGCGACTACTCCTCGACGTCCCGGTTCGTTCGGGCGGCGTACGTCCACGCGCACTACCCCGAGCAGGACGGCGAGGAGGCCAACGTCAGCCGCGCGTTCCACACGCTCCAGCAGGTCGCGATGGTGGACGGTGCCGCCGCGATGGACAGCGGGGAGTTCGAGAAGACGATCTACACCGGGCTGTTCTCGGCGCGCACCGGCACCTACTACTGGAACACCTACGACGAGCCGGCCATCCGCAGCGTGCGGATGGCCGACCACGACACGACCGGGACGGAGCTGGTCACCGCGTAG